The Synechocystis sp. PCC 7509 genome includes a window with the following:
- a CDS encoding non-ribosomal peptide synthetase, which yields MKTENIEDIYKLSPTQQGLLFHTLYAPDSGVYCDRYNITLKGLKVSAFKQAWQQVVQRHAVLRTSFFWEEVDEPIQVVHRQVTLPFTQHDWRGIDEQQQKLAAFLNAEQKRGFELATPPLMRLDVIQMTENVYQFVWINHHLLLDGWSRFVLFKEVLELYQALCNNQNLYLKPAFPYRKYIAWLRQQDLGQAETYWRQTLKGVTAPTPLVVDKFIVGSSSEFSDRLLELSPADTEQLKALAKQHQLTLNTLIQGAWALLLSRYSNENDVVFGANTSGRPANLLGVDAAIGLFVNTLPVRVKVNGRDRLIPWLKNLQAEQAQARQYEYSPLVQVQGWSEIPKGVPLFHSFIAFENYPVDASLRQSQGGLEIGAVDAINRNNYPLTLIVAPGEQLHLQTIYDRQYFDDEAISRLLGHLQTLLVGMVANPQQQLQDLPLLTQTERQSINKWNSTHTKYSFQCLHQLIEHQVEKTPNAIALVFNNQKLTYQQLNSRANQLAHYLQKLGVKPEIQVGICVERSLEMIVGILGILKAGGAYVPIDPEYPSQRQLFMLQDCKTTVLLTQEKFTATLSDSLQVICLDTDWEDFAQQPTYNLTTSVTPENLAYTIYTSGSTGKPKGAMNTHIAVCNRLLWMQETYQISAADRLIQKTPFSFDVSVWELFLPLLAGACLVIAQPGGHKDSNYLVNLIAQEQITTVHFVPSMLRIFLQEAELEKCISLRRVFCSGEALPFDLQQSFFQHLNAQLYNLYGPTEAAIDVTAWTCQNHSTEVVVPIGYAISNIQIYILNAEFNLVPVGVPGELYIGGVGLARGYCDFPDLTAEKFIPHPWSLKPGMRLYKTGDIARYHADGSIEYLGRSDNQVKLRGFRIELGEIEVALRQLSTVRETVVLLREDIPGEQRLVAYVVADEIGNFRQLLSDKLPEHTIPAVFVQLPAIPLTANGKIDRRGLPAPDAVRPELTKFVSARTPLEAKLAAIWAEVLHLEQVGIHDNFFELGGDSILSIQAIAKAKQTDIQLTPKLLFSHPTIAELATVATTTPTINAQQGLVTGSVPLTPIQHWFFEQEIIDPHHWNQAVLLQAKQKLEPELLAAAVKQLIHHHDALRLRFTPTTTGWQQVNAPPDEVVPFSHIDLSTLPESDRLLAMETKINQLQASIDLSQGSLLRVALFNLGREQPQRLLVIVHHLAIDGVSWRILLADLQTAYQQLALPPKTTSFQAWAYRLQEYARSQLFKPTIQQSTPLPVDYPNGTNTVASAQTINISLTTAETQALLQEVPKAYNTQINDVLLTALVQAFTQWTGESAVLIDLEGHGREMLFADVDISRTVGWFTSIFPVRLDLETLEPGAALKSIKEQLRQIPNNGIDYGVQRYLAKNLEIAVSPQISFNYLGQFDATRSQLSLFELALETEGITRSLQGKRSHLLTINGFVSEGKLQLSWTYSNAIHQASTIENLAQGFLGRLRSLIVHCQSPTTGGYTPSDFPLVKLNSATLDRLIGSNYRQIEDIYPLSPLQQGLLFHTLYAPESQMYVEQWSCSLQGKLNLPALKSAWQQVIERHSVLRTAFYWENLDEPVQVVRKQVELPWQQYDWRELSPTQQNQQLEQFLASCQLQLSSAPLMQIALIQVADDKSYFIWSHHHILMDGWAAALLLKEVFALYQAANRGEQLALAPACSYRNYINWLQQQNMQAAETFWRQALQGFTTTTPVFPQYQTSNPDNSYKLQEIQLSPTTSATLQALASQHQIALNALIQGTWALLLSYYSGELDVVFGATVSGRPATLAGAESLVGLFINTLPVRVRIVPDALLWSWLHQLHSLQAEARQYEHSPLAAIHKWSELPQHLPLFESIVVFQNYPVAPALERESTDLQLTDVRAAVSRNNYPLTLRVRANTAWVMQLLYNCDRFESATITKIFHQLETLLNQIVTQSNSKLSDLLATLAAVEKSQNQQLSTASLEKLKTAKRKAISK from the coding sequence ATGAAAACAGAGAATATTGAAGATATTTACAAACTTTCCCCCACACAGCAGGGTTTATTGTTTCATACCCTCTACGCTCCTGATTCTGGCGTGTATTGCGATCGCTACAATATTACCCTCAAAGGCTTGAAGGTTTCCGCTTTTAAGCAAGCTTGGCAGCAAGTAGTCCAGCGTCATGCGGTGTTGCGGACATCTTTCTTTTGGGAAGAAGTAGACGAACCTATCCAAGTAGTCCATCGTCAAGTAACGCTGCCTTTTACACAACATGACTGGCGGGGAATAGATGAACAGCAACAAAAACTAGCCGCATTTTTAAATGCAGAGCAAAAACGTGGTTTTGAACTGGCAACCCCGCCGCTAATGCGTTTAGACGTTATTCAGATGACGGAAAATGTTTATCAATTTGTTTGGATTAACCACCACTTGCTTTTAGATGGGTGGTCGCGGTTTGTACTATTTAAAGAGGTTTTGGAACTTTATCAAGCACTGTGCAACAACCAAAACTTGTATTTGAAACCTGCTTTTCCCTATCGCAAATATATCGCTTGGCTAAGACAACAAGATTTAGGTCAAGCCGAGACATACTGGCGACAAACTCTTAAAGGCGTAACTGCACCAACTCCTTTAGTAGTCGATAAGTTTATTGTCGGTTCATCTAGTGAATTTAGCGATCGCCTTCTTGAGCTATCACCCGCAGATACCGAGCAACTCAAAGCTTTAGCAAAGCAACATCAACTTACCCTCAACACTCTAATACAAGGTGCTTGGGCGTTGTTATTGAGCCGCTACAGCAACGAAAATGATGTTGTCTTTGGGGCTAATACTTCTGGTCGTCCAGCAAACTTATTAGGAGTAGATGCAGCCATTGGTTTGTTTGTTAATACTTTACCTGTGCGCGTAAAAGTGAATGGTAGAGATCGCCTAATTCCCTGGCTGAAAAACCTCCAAGCAGAACAAGCCCAAGCCCGTCAGTACGAATACAGCCCGTTAGTGCAGGTGCAAGGATGGAGCGAAATACCCAAGGGCGTACCTTTATTTCATAGTTTCATTGCTTTTGAAAATTACCCAGTAGATGCTAGTTTGCGCCAAAGTCAGGGAGGCTTAGAAATTGGGGCTGTAGATGCGATTAATCGTAACAACTATCCGTTAACTTTAATCGTCGCTCCTGGCGAACAACTGCACCTACAAACTATCTACGATCGCCAGTATTTTGATGACGAGGCAATTTCTAGGCTGCTAGGACATTTACAGACTTTGTTAGTCGGGATGGTTGCTAATCCCCAACAACAGCTACAAGACTTACCACTACTAACGCAAACTGAGCGCCAAAGCATAAATAAGTGGAATAGTACCCATACTAAATATTCGTTCCAATGCCTGCATCAGTTAATAGAACACCAAGTAGAAAAAACGCCCAATGCGATCGCTTTAGTATTTAATAACCAGAAGCTAACTTATCAACAACTCAATAGCCGCGCCAACCAACTAGCTCATTACTTGCAAAAGTTAGGGGTCAAACCAGAGATCCAAGTCGGCATTTGCGTCGAGCGATCTTTAGAAATGATCGTAGGAATTTTGGGCATTCTTAAAGCTGGCGGTGCTTACGTACCAATAGATCCAGAATATCCCTCGCAGCGACAGCTTTTTATGCTGCAAGACTGTAAAACAACAGTGCTGTTAACTCAAGAGAAATTTACAGCAACCTTATCGGACTCTCTGCAAGTTATTTGTTTAGATACAGACTGGGAAGACTTCGCCCAACAACCCACCTACAACTTAACTACTAGCGTCACCCCAGAAAACTTAGCCTACACTATCTATACTTCCGGTTCTACGGGCAAACCCAAAGGGGCGATGAATACTCATATTGCTGTCTGCAATCGTTTGTTGTGGATGCAAGAAACCTATCAAATTAGCGCCGCCGATCGCCTAATTCAAAAAACTCCTTTTAGCTTCGATGTCTCTGTATGGGAATTGTTCTTACCTTTGCTTGCAGGTGCTTGTCTAGTAATTGCCCAACCTGGAGGGCATAAAGATAGCAACTATTTAGTCAATCTCATCGCCCAAGAACAAATTACTACAGTGCATTTTGTCCCCTCTATGCTGAGAATTTTCTTGCAGGAAGCAGAGTTAGAAAAATGTATTTCCTTACGGCGAGTATTTTGTAGCGGTGAAGCACTCCCCTTTGACTTGCAACAAAGTTTTTTCCAGCATTTAAACGCCCAACTGTACAATCTTTATGGCCCCACCGAAGCGGCGATTGATGTCACTGCTTGGACTTGTCAAAACCATAGTACCGAAGTAGTTGTACCAATTGGTTATGCGATTTCCAATATTCAAATATATATTTTAAATGCCGAGTTCAACTTAGTTCCCGTAGGTGTTCCAGGCGAATTATATATAGGTGGTGTCGGTTTAGCACGGGGTTATTGCGACTTCCCAGATTTAACAGCAGAGAAATTTATTCCCCATCCTTGGAGTTTAAAACCAGGAATGCGCTTGTATAAAACTGGCGATATTGCCCGTTACCATGCAGACGGTAGCATTGAATATTTAGGCAGAAGCGACAATCAAGTTAAGCTGCGTGGCTTTCGGATTGAACTGGGAGAAATTGAAGTTGCGCTTCGCCAACTTTCCACCGTGCGCGAAACAGTTGTATTACTCCGAGAAGATATCCCTGGCGAACAGCGTTTAGTTGCCTATGTAGTAGCAGATGAGATCGGCAATTTTCGCCAGTTACTTAGCGACAAGTTGCCAGAACATACAATTCCGGCGGTTTTTGTGCAATTGCCAGCTATACCATTAACAGCTAATGGCAAAATAGACAGGCGAGGTTTACCAGCACCAGATGCAGTTAGACCAGAATTAACTAAATTTGTATCTGCCCGTACTCCCCTAGAAGCCAAATTAGCCGCAATTTGGGCGGAAGTCCTGCATTTAGAACAAGTGGGGATTCATGACAATTTCTTTGAATTGGGTGGCGATTCAATTTTAAGCATTCAAGCGATCGCTAAAGCTAAACAAACAGATATCCAACTAACGCCCAAACTATTATTTTCTCATCCCACAATTGCCGAACTAGCCACCGTTGCTACAACTACACCAACAATAAACGCCCAACAAGGGCTAGTAACAGGTTCAGTCCCGCTTACACCGATTCAACACTGGTTTTTTGAGCAAGAAATAATCGATCCGCACCACTGGAATCAAGCGGTATTGTTACAAGCAAAGCAAAAACTAGAACCGGAGTTGTTAGCCGCCGCCGTCAAACAACTAATTCACCATCACGATGCTTTGCGCCTGCGCTTTACTCCTACTACAACAGGTTGGCAGCAAGTTAACGCCCCACCCGATGAAGTTGTGCCATTTTCCCATATAGATTTATCTACGCTACCAGAAAGCGATCGCCTTTTGGCAATGGAAACAAAGATTAATCAACTGCAAGCCAGTATCGATTTATCTCAAGGTTCGCTGCTGCGCGTCGCCTTATTTAATTTGGGTAGAGAACAACCCCAGCGCTTGCTCGTCATTGTTCACCATTTAGCTATTGATGGAGTATCTTGGCGGATTCTACTTGCAGACTTGCAAACAGCGTATCAACAACTAGCTTTACCACCAAAAACTACTTCTTTCCAAGCTTGGGCTTACCGCTTGCAGGAATACGCGCGATCGCAATTATTCAAGCCAACAATACAACAATCAACTCCGCTACCCGTAGATTACCCAAACGGCACAAATACCGTTGCATCGGCGCAGACTATTAATATTTCCCTGACTACCGCCGAAACTCAAGCTTTATTGCAGGAAGTACCCAAAGCTTACAACACGCAAATTAACGATGTGTTGCTAACTGCATTAGTCCAAGCTTTTACACAATGGACGGGAGAATCTGCCGTATTAATCGACTTAGAAGGACACGGGCGGGAGATGTTATTTGCCGACGTGGACATTTCCCGGACTGTTGGCTGGTTTACCTCAATATTTCCAGTGCGCTTAGATTTAGAAACACTCGAACCAGGGGCAGCATTAAAGTCAATTAAAGAGCAATTGCGGCAAATACCCAACAATGGCATTGATTACGGCGTACAGCGCTACCTTGCTAAAAACTTAGAAATTGCTGTTTCTCCGCAGATATCGTTTAATTATTTAGGTCAATTTGATGCCACGCGATCGCAATTATCCCTTTTTGAACTAGCACTAGAAACCGAGGGTATAACCCGCAGCTTGCAAGGAAAGCGCAGTCATTTATTAACAATTAATGGTTTCGTTAGCGAAGGTAAATTACAACTAAGTTGGACGTATAGCAATGCTATTCATCAAGCTTCTACTATAGAGAACTTAGCACAGGGATTTTTAGGAAGATTGCGATCGCTGATCGTTCACTGTCAGTCACCTACTACAGGAGGTTATACCCCTTCAGATTTTCCCCTTGTAAAACTCAATAGCGCCACTCTAGATCGATTAATTGGCAGCAATTACCGCCAAATTGAAGATATTTATCCTCTCTCACCTCTTCAACAAGGCTTGCTATTTCATACCCTGTACGCTCCAGAGTCGCAAATGTATGTCGAACAGTGGAGTTGCAGCTTGCAAGGCAAATTAAATCTACCAGCTTTAAAGAGCGCGTGGCAGCAAGTAATCGAGCGCCATAGCGTGCTGCGGACAGCTTTTTACTGGGAAAACCTAGACGAACCCGTACAAGTTGTTCGCAAACAAGTAGAACTACCTTGGCAACAGTACGACTGGCGGGAATTGTCGCCTACACAGCAAAACCAGCAATTAGAACAGTTTTTAGCTTCTTGTCAACTGCAACTTTCCTCTGCACCATTAATGCAGATTGCCTTAATTCAAGTTGCCGACGATAAAAGTTACTTTATCTGGAGTCACCATCACATCTTAATGGATGGATGGGCAGCAGCTTTACTACTCAAAGAAGTGTTTGCCCTGTATCAAGCCGCAAATCGCGGCGAACAACTAGCTTTAGCCCCAGCTTGCAGCTATCGCAACTATATTAACTGGTTGCAACAGCAAAATATGCAAGCAGCAGAAACCTTCTGGAGGCAAGCTTTACAGGGATTTACTACTACAACACCTGTATTCCCTCAATATCAAACATCTAACCCAGATAATAGCTACAAATTACAAGAAATTCAGCTTTCGCCAACTACTTCCGCCACTCTCCAAGCCTTAGCAAGCCAACATCAAATTGCTTTAAACGCCCTAATACAAGGAACTTGGGCATTACTCCTTAGCTACTATAGCGGTGAACTAGATGTAGTTTTTGGGGCTACAGTATCCGGTCGTCCAGCCACTTTAGCAGGTGCAGAATCGCTCGTAGGGCTATTTATTAATACCTTACCTGTCCGAGTCCGCATTGTTCCCGATGCTTTGCTTTGGAGTTGGTTGCATCAGTTGCACTCCTTGCAAGCCGAAGCACGTCAATACGAACACAGTCCCCTGGCTGCAATCCACAAATGGAGCGAATTACCTCAACATTTGCCACTATTTGAAAGTATTGTTGTGTTTCAAAACTACCCTGTAGCGCCAGCCTTAGAGCGAGAAAGTACAGATTTACAACTAACTGATGTCCGGGCGGCGGTTTCTCGCAACAACTACCCGTTAACCCTTAGAGTCCGGGCAAATACTGCTTGGGTGATGCAACTTCTTTATAATTGCGATCGCTTTGAATCTGCCACAATTACCAAGATTTTTCACCAATTGGAAACGCTACTAAATCAAATAGTTACCCAGTCTAACAGCAAACTAAGCGATTTATTAGCAACGCTGGCAGCAGTAGAAAAATCTCAAAACCAACAATTGTCAACCGCCAGCTTGGAAAAGTTAAAAACAGCGAAAAGAAAGGCTATTTCTAAATAG
- a CDS encoding TauD/TfdA family dioxygenase, with amino-acid sequence MESTSPTSNIKLGNIRRKSINLSPTQLVKVGLLPSRKIPLVIQPAVEGLNLVKWAQDNQDFIEKNLLQHRALLFRGFNINTSDLFNQFVSTTSSGQLLEYRDRSSPRHEISNKIYTSTDYPADQSIYLHNEGTYWLTYPLKIYFCCLVVAEQGGETPIADCRQVFERISPQTRQKFIDKNILYVRNYNDGFGLTWQTVFQTEDKAVVEEYCNKNAIEYEWKTGDRLRTRSYRQAIAKHPITGELSWFNHAAFFHVSTLEPSLQEALLAEFKQEDLPNNTYYGNGSQIEPEILAEIRTAYQQEKIMFPWEQGDLLMLDNLSVAHSRTPFIGKRKVVVAMTDPVKK; translated from the coding sequence ATGGAATCAACATCGCCAACATCTAACATTAAGCTAGGCAATATCCGCCGTAAATCTATCAATTTATCGCCAACACAATTAGTTAAAGTAGGCTTGCTTCCATCCAGGAAAATTCCCTTAGTTATTCAACCTGCTGTTGAAGGCTTGAACTTAGTAAAATGGGCGCAAGATAACCAAGATTTTATTGAAAAAAACTTGCTCCAACATCGAGCATTGCTATTTCGCGGTTTTAATATAAACACCAGCGATTTATTTAACCAATTTGTTAGCACTACCTCTAGCGGACAACTATTAGAATACCGCGATCGCTCCTCTCCCCGTCACGAAATTAGCAACAAAATTTATACTTCCACAGACTACCCCGCCGATCAAAGTATTTATCTCCACAACGAAGGTACATACTGGTTAACTTATCCCTTGAAAATTTACTTTTGTTGTCTTGTTGTAGCAGAACAAGGCGGGGAAACACCAATAGCAGATTGTCGCCAAGTCTTTGAAAGGATTAGCCCTCAAACTAGGCAAAAATTTATAGACAAAAACATTTTGTATGTTCGCAACTATAACGATGGATTTGGACTAACTTGGCAAACAGTATTTCAGACAGAAGACAAAGCCGTAGTAGAAGAATACTGTAATAAAAACGCTATTGAATATGAATGGAAAACAGGCGATCGCCTGCGTACTCGTTCCTATCGCCAAGCGATTGCCAAGCATCCAATTACAGGCGAATTATCGTGGTTTAATCATGCTGCTTTTTTCCATGTCTCCACCCTCGAACCTAGTTTGCAAGAAGCTTTACTAGCAGAATTTAAACAAGAAGATTTACCAAATAATACTTATTACGGCAATGGTTCGCAAATTGAGCCAGAAATATTAGCAGAAATTAGAACAGCTTATCAACAAGAAAAAATAATGTTTCCCTGGGAACAAGGAGATTTATTAATGTTAGATAATCTTTCTGTAGCTCACAGCCGCACCCCATTTATAGGTAAGCGCAAAGTAGTAGTAGCAATGACAGATCCAGTTAAAAAATAA